A genomic window from Plasmodium coatneyi strain Hackeri chromosome 13, complete sequence includes:
- a CDS encoding Nascent polypeptide-associated complex subunit beta translates to MDKISPEILAARAKLKEKMGGNLRQIGGKGSARRKIKKVHKNSMSNEKKINLILKKIGASYFGDVDEICVYKAGDTYMEFKKPKLSASLQSNTYVVTGKFTEQKIDINKIFEGLKGNKNVDMNLLEKIKNDPNIKNLLNKENNGNAKKEDAVQEATEVPDLVENFEEVSKEEEK, encoded by the coding sequence ATGGACAAAATATCACCAGAAATTTTAGCCGCCAGGGCGAAGCTGAAGGAGAAGATGGGAGGAAACCTGAGACAAATCGGTGGCAAAGGAAGTgccagaagaaaaataaaaaaggtcCATAAAAACTCCATGTccaatgagaagaaaatcaacttaattttaaaaaaaattggtgcCTCCTACTTTGGGGACGTCGATGAGATATGTGTTTACAAAGCAGGAGATACCTACATGGAGTTTAAGAAGCCAAAGCTCTCTGCGTCGTTGCAGTCCAACACCTATGTCGTCACGGGAAAATTCACGGAACAGAAAATtgacataaataaaatattcgaGGGACtgaagggaaacaaaaatgtagataTGAATCTTCtggagaaaattaaaaatgaccCCAACATAAAAAACTTGCTCAACAAGGAAAACAACGGAAATGCGAAGAAGGAGGATGCCGTGCAGGAGGCCACTGAGGTCCCGGATCTTGTAGAGAATTTTGAGGAAGTTtccaaggaggaggagaagtaA